The Trichoderma asperellum chromosome 6, complete sequence region TAAGTGAAACGTCAGGTTACACAAGACAGCAACATGGTGGCTCAGGACTTGGATCGTCTACACACCCATGACTGTAAGTTtatcccttcttcttggtggaTACAGTATCTTTGTCGGTATATATGCAGTCATCAACTAACTTATTATGAAATGAAGTGGAGTTGGGCACAACTGAAGCCACTCAGAAACACATCCCGCGCAATGTTGTCCCTCCTAGACGCGTCTCGCAGCGCCGACTCGACTTCGAGCACTCGCGGCCACGCTGGCTGCGGGAGTGTATAGCAGAGGCGACTGGTGTGTTTATGTACGTGCTGCCTGGAATCGGAGCCATTGCCACCTTCACTTTGAACGCCACATCGCCTATCGGTGCCTCAGCCTATGGAAGTCTCTTTGCGATCggttttgcttttgcccTGGGCATTGCGTTTGCCATCATCACTTGTGCCCCAACCTCGGGCGGCCACTTCAGTCCAGCTGTTACAATTTGCCTCTGTATTTGGCAAGGTTTCCCCCTCAAGAAAGTGCCTCATTACATATTGAGTCAAATCTTTGGTGGATTTATTGCTGCTCTGGTACTCATGGGAATATACCACCAGCAAATCGGTGAGATGAAGGAACTTCTCCTCGCCGCTGGCAAGCCTCTCGTCGCCAATGGCGCTCCAGCAAGTATTCTGTGCTCATTTCCCAACCCCGGACAATCAATGGGATACGTATTCCTCACAGAGTTCATCTGCGATTGCTTCGTCGGTTTCATCATCTGGGCTGCCATCGACCCGGCCAACCCTTTCATCTCTCCGGCCCTCGCTCCTCTCATGATCGGCATGGGATACGCTGTCATGGCTTGGAGCTTTGGAGACGTCACTCTCACTATGAACATGGCTCGAGACCTTGGTCCCAGAATCGTTGCCGCGATCTTCTTCGGCAAGGAAGCCTTTACTTATATGAATTATTCTCCTATCGCTATCCTCGCCAGCATACCTGCCACATTGGTATCCAGCGCTTTCTACGAGTTTGTCTTCCGAGACAGCGTATCTGTGATTCAAAGTGGTCATGCTGTCCATGAAGATGGGGATGAGGCATTGGCGAGACACATTACTAGGACTACTACTGTAGAGGGCTTTGAAGACAAACATTAAGTAATCTTAGGCGGTTGAAAAGAGGCCTGCCTTGCAGATAATAAATGAATAACATATTTGAATATCTACTTTGTTTCATGTTTAGCGGACGAAGTAACCATTGACATACGAAAATTGTGAAATCTCAACTATATAGTAATGCTTACTTCAAATAGAAGCACATGTCGCCGTTCCTGGTGTCACTACCTACAAGATGCTGATGCCCAAGAACTCTCTGCGCAATCAACTATAGTAAACCCTTTTCAGACTGCAACCTCTATTCGCTTTGCTTATTCATCCAGACTATCTTCAATGAGTACGTAACAAACCCCCACACTTTCTTGTCATTTTGGTTCAATCTGGCGATCTTCGGTACCTGCATCAGTGATTATTAAACATACATATACAGGCATCTCAAGGTTGGTTTGAACAACACTAGCTTGAACTTGGCTGCGCGTTACCACTATGAGACACACCCTTTCTAAGACATTTTTAGGCAAAACAAAATTTTCCGAAGTAGCTCAATTGTCCCCCATTACCCCAAGCTGCTGTAATGCATTCTCCGTTTACTAGTCGTGCCAGTAGCACATAAGGCAGTTGGCTTGGCTCTCAGTAACTTGATCAGTAATCAGATCCGTCGTTCACACACTGCACCTTAAATGTTTATGTTGACTTCTAGCGGCAGTCTGCAAAAAAGGCTGATCTTCAAGCTAAAGTAGTATACCTATTAACAAAAAGGTCTTGTCTCGCTGGCATACTTTTGATACGGTTGGATAGATTGTATGTAAGTAGTATACGCGCCAAGTAGCAGAGATAGCATGCGGAGACGAAAGGTCTCCTATGGCCCAAATGGCACGCGACTGTGCCGAATTAATATAGGTCCTTGCTCTGACGAGGTAGGCGGTGTCCTGGGCTCTTTGAATATATTCAGTAAACCCGATAAAATTTGAGAAGTGGAAAGATTAACAAGTTAAACTTCGTAGTTGGTCATTAAAATTTGAGATTGAAAATATTATGCATGTATTAGCGATTGAActgaagaagcagaggatCACACCCGAAAAGATTAACCCGGTTTTTCTAGTCCGTTTAACTTCTATCGCTGCTCGGATGCGATGGCCAAGAGGAGTGTAAAATGGTACGGGTCATGATGTTGATATAAAGGAGTGATCTTTTCTAGGCGGAGGTTAAATCTTGCTCTACGAGGTGCATTCAGTTGTCCCCCCAAGTAGGGCTCCATATTCTGCCGACAGGTGTCAATATGCGTAGGGTCAATAAATGCTTCTAAAGACAAAATCCATCGACAATAATAATGCAGTAggatttaataataaatcaAAAGGAGGCATTTCTACAATATCGAGCCACAATTGCAGGCGTTGGACGAGGGAAGTCGAAGACTTACTGATGGTGATCGAATGGGAACCCAttgaaaataataattattctAAATTTGGTCCAGCGACCAATGCTGCTTTCACTGAACTGTTGGACGAGCTCGGCTTCTGGTTCTCTCTCTATGCTTTTGCTAGGTCGTTCGGACATTCTAGTACAAACGCCAAGGATTGTATCCCAAATGTGCATTGTAGCAGCTCAAGATTACGATTTATCTATTTCACGGGGTTGGCTCACTATCAATTTTTAACACCAATGCATGCGAACTAGTTGATTGATGAATAATGCAGTCGTGGTCGTGGGGGGCAGTAATATCTGCCAAAGACGCTGGTGCTGATGTTGGCGGGGGTAACATTGACTCCATCAAAAAGAATCGCACACTAAATGGAGGTTAGAGagtgaaagaagagaggtcGGGAACAGGCGTTAGATATCCAAGATGAGATTTGGATGCATAGATAGTCAAGTCAAGGCCACCGAACATTCATTTAACGGCGGTCTAAGCTTATGCTACTGAGACATTGGATCAGTGAATtattaggtagtagtacCCCACGTTactacaaaagaaaaatactttttcATACAGGATTCCAAGGAATCGAAAAAGTAGAACGCTTGAACGTAACAGAAAGGAGGTATTGATTGCCAGACGACAAGAAGTGAAGCCGCTGTTTGGTCAAACAGCCCAAAGCTTTTTTCAGTGTGAAGAATCTGAATCCTCCTCTTTTAAAAGGGTTGAAGGGAGATTGggaataaatatagtcttttattGCTACCTTGCTGTTGTTTCGGATAAAGAAACGCAAACGCCTGAGGCTTATTCTGTGCTCCCCGCTTGTGCTGGATGAATCCACATGTCTCTTCGTAACACTAATAAAGCAAATGTCAAAAAGTCAAGGCTCAGTATAAGTACATAGCTGTAGCCAATgattaaaagatataagtGCAAGAGCTGTAATATGATTACTACATGTACTATTACATCGATATAATACATGAACGCTAACGGCCGTTGTTAATTGAGTTGCTCCGCAAGCTCTTAAAACAAACAAGTCCTGTATGCTCGTTCATCCATGATCTCTGTGcacctatttttttttttttttttttttttggcgcaTTCCCACTCACCTTCAGAATCCCCTCGATATTCTTCATTCCCCTCTACATTCCTCCATGATGGATAAGATTAAACTGCGGTTTAGTTCCGCGCACGTGCTTGGCAGAAGGACATTAGCCTGTTTTGATTTCCTCACATTTGATGCACCATGGGGTCAGTTCACGTGCTGGGGGGTAGTTACGTATTATGCTCGTGAGATGCAGGCACTTTCCAAACAATCAATTTCGACACATCGACTTAAAATTTGACTGAAGGCAAAACCACTTTCAATATGGGATACGACTGTTGCGGCCAACAGGCGCCAGCCCCGGAAATATTGGCCGAGTCAATTGAGGCTCCGGTTGAGCAGACCAACGGCTACCAGCAATCCCGCTCCGATGACCACTGCCCTGAGACTCTCGACACCAAGAGCCCCGGTCAAGGAGAGCGCACTCAGGGCACATCGGATGATTGTTGCTCTTCTGGCAAATGCGTGGATGACAAAACCGAGCATGACACTGACGCGCCTGATTGCTGCCGCGGCAAAGTCAGCCCGTGCTGCGACACGTCTTGCCTTGATCGCTTGGCAATGCGAGAGTGTGAGATGAATGCTGCGACTGTCCTCGGCCTTGACACTCAGCCAAACGGTGAGTAACCGCTCTTTTGGGGGGCATTCATATTACTAACGCATCTCAGCATGCGGTGGAGCGACTGATGGCCAGGCATGTAGCCAGCATAGTCTGTCTGTCCTCGACCGCTATGGCGCTACTCTGCGAACCTTGGGATGCATTTGCCGCGCTCTCATTGCTATTGGCCAGGAAACTTGCTGCGACGTCCGCGAGCGCCGCTCTCTCGATGGGAAGAAGTGTTTCAAGGACTCGTCGGGTCGCTCCCCTCTTCAAACTTCTCCTGATTACGGTCGCAGTAGCGAATCTATCACCAAGGACCAGGCCGCGAGGAACCGTCTTCGCCTGCGAAAGGGTGCTGGTGAAAACGTCACGTCCACTAAGCCCGCTAGGCAGCCTTCTACAGACGATTGCGCTAGCTCTTGTTGTTCAAACAGCAAGCCCGCCACGAAGCCTCTCTTCAAAAGCAAGTGCTCAAAGTCATGTTGCTTAGAGGGTGAACCGGCCGAGGAACCACTGCTGCAGGACAAGTTTGTCGATACTTGCTGCCCAAAGGCGCCAATTGCGGACGTCAAGATCAAAATCAAGCCTTCCGGGCCTTGTCAAGCTGGCGACGATGAAGCTAGGAAAGAAATGCCGACGGATAACTGTCCTGGTTCTTGTTGCTCTGACGAAAACCCTGAAGCTCTACATATCAAGGACAAATCTGCAGGAATTTGTTGCGGAATAGCCAAGAATGAGACTACCATAGAGCCAGCCAGTGCCgcttcttccagctcttGCCTCAAGCCACCAAAGCGGGATATCGCGAAGACTCCAAAGACTGGATGTGTGGACTTATGCTGCACAAAGGATCGGCCGATCAGCCCTCAGAGGTCTTGCAGCGATGATTGCTGCTCCTCTCCCGCACCTGATCCTGTGCTGGACATCGAAAAAGCCCCAATTCAAGCCAACACAGACATAGAAAATCAGGGCGCCGGCAAAGAACATGTAGTGCTTAGCATTTCTGGTATGACCTGTACTGGTTGCGAGACAAAGCTCAATAGAACTCTCGCTACTGTCCCCGCTGTCAAGGACTTGAAGACCAGTCTGGTTCTCTCACGAGCTGAGTTCAACATTGATCTTCGACTAGGATCAGTAGAGGAAGTAATGAAACATCTAGAGCGAACGACCGAGTTTAAATGCGAAAGAGTCCAGAACAAAGGATCTGGCCTAGATCTTATCGTCCCCACTGAGCCCTCAAAGTTCCTCAGTCAGACGTGGCCAGACGGCGTTATCGACATGGCACTCGTAGACGACCAGACTGTGCGAGTCGCATTTGACCCGAAGATAGTCGGAGCTCGAGACCTGGTTGAGAAAATTTGGGGCCCGCCAATCGAGCTTGCTCCTCCACGCGGTGACCCTTCGCTAGAGGCTAGTAGCAAGCATGTTCGCCATGTCGGGTACATGATGCTTCTCTCTGCTATCTTGACGATTCCGGTGCTAGTTATGGCTTGGGCGCCACTACCTAAGAGGGAGGTAGCATATTCCTCGGCTTCACTCGCCTTGGCTACAATTGTTCAATTTATCATAGCAGGCCCTTTCTATCCTAAGGCTCTAAAGGCTCTTGTTTTCTCGAGGGTTGTCGAGATGGACCTCTTGATCGTCCTAAGCACGAGTGCTGCATATGTGTTCTCGGTGGTCTCTTTTGCATACCTCATTATAGGGAAACCTCTTTCGACTGGCCAGTTTTTTGAAACAAGCACTCTCTTGGTAACCTTGATTATGGTAGGTCGATGGGTTGCCGCTCTCGCTCGTCAAAGAGCCGTTGAATCCATTTCTATCCGGTCACTTCAGGCATCGACAGCTATCCTTGTAGACCAAGAGAGCGGAACGGAACGCGAGATTGACGCGCGGCTGTTACAATACGGCGACACATTCAAAGTCCTCCCTGATACCAGGATTCCGACTGACGGCACTGTCATCAAGGGATCATCTGAAGTTGACGAGTCTATGCTTACTGGCGAATCCAGACCAGTGGAAAAATATTCCAAGTCCGTGGTGATTGCTGGTTCTATCAATGGATCTGGCGTTATGACTGTTAGGCTGAACCGTTTGCCTAGCGACAATACTATCTGTGCTATTGCTGCGATGGTCGATGAAGCTAAACTCTTGAAACCTAAGCTACAGGATCTGGCGGACCGAGTAGCATCCTACTTTGTCCCGATTGTGGTGGCATTAGCGACGATCACATTCATCATCTGGATTGCAGTAGGTATAACTATCCGTGGGTATGATGGATCCGAAGCTACCATTCAGGCTATCACTTACACCATTACTGTCCTCATCGTCTCTTGCCCCTGTGCCATTGGATTGGCTGTTCCTATGGTTATTGTGATTGCAAGCGGAATCGCGGCGGAGAAGGGTATCGTCTTTAAGTCTGCAGATGCTATTGAAATTGCTCACAAGACATCACACGTTGTTTTTGATAAGACAGGGACCTTGACTAGAGGAAGGCTTTCTGTTGTCGCTCAGAATCATGCCGACAAGAGCAAGCtcccgcttcttcttggcctcatcGAAAATAGCCGACACCCAGTGTCGCTCGCTGTGGCTACTCATCTTAAGGAAGCTGGAATCATGGCCTCGGCTGTTGCTGAGCCCAAGAGCATTACTGGTAAAGGTGTTGTAGCCATCTTGGGCGGCCAGAGTCTTCGAGCAGGCAATTCCCGCTGGGTCAATGTAACGGAGCATGAACTTGTTCAACCAATGCTTGCTCAAGGATACACAGTCTTCTGCTTCACTATCGACAATACGTTAGAGGCGGTCTACGGTCTTGAAGACGAGCTCCGACCTGACGCGGTAGAGACGATTAGAATCTTGCAAAGGCGTGGTATCTCGGCCCATGTAGTTTCtggcgacgatgatggaGCTGTGCAGACTTTGGCGTCCAAGCTTGGCATTCCTAGCGACCTTGTGCGTTCTCGAAGCTCACCCGCCGACAAGAAGGAATACATCCAGAAGCTCCTTGGTACGACTACAGATCGTAAACAACCGGTTATAGTTTTCTGTGGTGACGGCACGAACGATGCTGTTGCTCTTGCGCAGGCGACAATCGGCGTCCATATGAACGAAGGCACGGATGTCGCGCAATCTGCTGCGGATGTAGTTCTCATGCGCCCTTCTTTGGGTGGAATCCTCACTATGATGAACGTCAGTCGGAAATCCGTCAACCGCATCAAGTTCAATTTTGTTTGGAGCTTCATTTACAACGCCTTTGCGGTCCTTCTCGCTGCAGGTGCTTTTGTCAATGCTAGGATTCCTCCGGAATTTGCGGGGCTTGGAGAACTGGTAAGCGTGTTGCCCGTCATCGCTGCTGCGGTGTTACTGCGGTGGTCGACGATCTAGGCCTACCTCGTTTCACAAGTGAATTCTTCCGTCATATTCAGTTTGGGAGATGTGAGAAGTAGACATAGTAAAGACGTAACCAATCTTTATTAAGAAACTATCCAAACTAAACTGTCGCAAATATATTCAATCATGTCATGTGTAATCATTATACCTCATGCAGCCCATTTCCAGAGCCGATCAAGCATACCCTTTGGCTTTTCTGCGTACTCCGTAGATTCGTCCAGCTGGCGTCCTGTGTGAAGGTCAATTTCTTCAGCGGAATGGAGCTTGGTCTTCTTAATAAACTTCCATCCAAGGAATAGGGTGAAGAAAATACTAAAACCGCATAGTCAGTACAGGATTCGAGGAGtgagatgaggaagaaaaacATACGGAATGCCGACGTAGGACACCACAAACTTCTGTGTATCCCAGTGGCCATGAATAAAGACGCTAAAgccattgaagatgatgacaagTATGAAGAATGCAAGACTGATGTAAGATATGTATGGCTGCAAGAAACCCTTGAAAGCCAGCTCTTCATTCTGGTTTATTCCTTGCGCACGGAGTGCACGATCAAAACCAATATAAGCGATGCAAATGCTGCACCACGTGAATAGAGCGGCAGTTGTAACAAGATTGGCGAACCACGAGAACACACGGGCACTATCAGAGCTAACGGCCATGTAGGTGAGAGGTGCAAGAGCACCGGTGCAGAGGACACAATAAATAGGAACTCCCCTCTTGGTGCACTTTAGGAGAAATTTTGGGGCCTGGCCGCCTTCAGCCAGAGCAAGCAGATATCGGCTACCACTGTATAGCAGTGCATTGCCAgacgaagcagcagaaatgaGGACAACAGCGTTGATAATGGACGGCAGCACCTTGATGCCGGCACGCGAGATTCCAATGACCCAAGGTGAGCTGGCAACACCAGCACCACCGTTCAGGAGTCGATCATCAGTGTATGGAACCATCACTCCGATAGCCAACGTGCCGAGGatataaaagaagatgaTACGCCAGAAGAGACGGTTGATAGCCTTAGGAATGTTGTATCGGGGgttttctgtctctcctgCTGCAACGGCAACCATTTCTATGCCGGCAAAGGCGAATCCTGCATTGACAATGGCGTTaaaaaggccaagaaaaCGTCCTGTGTCGCCGCTGGCAATGTACTCTACCATAGCGCCAGGGTTGTGCCAGTATCTATACCAAAGCCCACGTCAGCcattttaagcttatttttatagtcGTCTGCTGTTGGCGTATCAGACTCACCGAAATCCAAGTCTATCATGGGTGGGGCCACCTCCTAGATCTATGACTAGAGATAGGATGAGGAGGCCGACCAAGGCCACGATTTTGACGCAAGAAAATACGAATTCAACTTCTCCAAAGATTCCCACATCGATGAGATTGAAgataaaaattaaaactagAATAATGGAGATCCAAACAGCAGGCTATCGACAGTACCTGTTAGAAATTGAATTTCCCGATAGTTGTGAGAACTGAATGAGAGAATGTGGCGCCTTAGGACTTACCGAAATAGTATCGTTCCAGTACTGAataaccgcagcagcagcggatATCTCTGCACAGACTGTGATTGCACAATTATACCACTGATTCCAGCCAACAGCAAATCCCAACGCCTCGTCAACGAAACGCGAGCAGAATCTAGGCGTAGCTCCAGGTAGTGGTATCCATGTTGTCATTTCTCCAAGACATCGCATCTATACTATCTGTTAGTTGATGCTGATGTAACCCAACAGGGTGTTTCCTCATGATCTCAAACTAATAAATGCTGATCAGGTCGGAGGCGCAACTCACCATAGCAAATATGAAGATACTAGTAATGCTATAGCCCAATAGGAGAGACAGCGGACCCGCTTGGGCAAGACCACCACCAATACCCACGAATAGACCCGTTCCAATTGTGCCTCCAATAGCATAAAACTGCATATGACGTGACTTAAGCTTCCTCTTTACCGTCTCTCTTTCAACAGGGGTCGCTTCATAATGGGAAGCATTGTTGATAGAAATAGAGGCATGTTCAGAGAGTTCAGCTGTTGGGGTCACAATTTTCTTCTCGTCCATTGTAAGGGCTGTAGTTGAGAGACTATTTGATTTGtgattaattttttttccctgaaCGTCTCCATTCGTATTTGTAGTATTCAAGAGGACTTACAAGGTCCCTTTTGAGTACTCTTGATCGTTATGATAACAGTCGTTATcatgagctgagctgagatCTATTTCCCGATTTCGCCGACAGACGCTTTCCAATATGCCGATGGCAGACCCACGCTGAAGCAAGCCCTATGAAATCTATTTACCGACAGCCCAGGATGCCTAATCGCCGACACGATGATTCCAGCGCATATACGAAAGGAAAGTagtgggaaaaaagaaaagggaagtttttatatacagATAAGGAACGCCGCCACGGTGTCGCCCTAGTTTTGTGGCTTGGAGTCCTGATAGCAAGTTGTTTTGTCTTAGAT contains the following coding sequences:
- a CDS encoding uncharacterized protein (EggNog:ENOG41~TransMembrane:8 (i54-75o87-107i114-131o137-158i198-218o224-246i258-275o281-300i)); the protein is MVAQDLDRLHTHDLELGTTEATQKHIPRNVVPPRRVSQRRLDFEHSRPRWLRECIAEATGVFMYVLPGIGAIATFTLNATSPIGASAYGSLFAIGFAFALGIAFAIITCAPTSGGHFSPAVTICLCIWQGFPLKKVPHYILSQIFGGFIAALVLMGIYHQQIGEMKELLLAAGKPLVANGAPASILCSFPNPGQSMGYVFLTEFICDCFVGFIIWAAIDPANPFISPALAPLMIGMGYAVMAWSFGDVTLTMNMARDLGPRIVAAIFFGKEAFTYMNYSPIAILASIPATLVSSAFYEFVFRDSVSVIQSGHAVHEDGDEALARHITRTTTVEGFEDKH
- a CDS encoding uncharacterized protein (TransMembrane:8 (i575-596o602-620i641-663o675-693i824-850o862-892i1172-1193o1199-1218i)) → MGYDCCGQQAPAPEILAESIEAPVEQTNGYQQSRSDDHCPETLDTKSPGQGERTQGTSDDCCSSGKCVDDKTEHDTDAPDCCRGKVSPCCDTSCLDRLAMRECEMNAATVLGLDTQPNACGGATDGQACSQHSLSVLDRYGATLRTLGCICRALIAIGQETCCDVRERRSLDGKKCFKDSSGRSPLQTSPDYGRSSESITKDQAARNRLRLRKGAGENVTSTKPARQPSTDDCASSCCSNSKPATKPLFKSKCSKSCCLEGEPAEEPLLQDKFVDTCCPKAPIADVKIKIKPSGPCQAGDDEARKEMPTDNCPGSCCSDENPEALHIKDKSAGICCGIAKNETTIEPASAASSSSCLKPPKRDIAKTPKTGCVDLCCTKDRPISPQRSCSDDCCSSPAPDPVLDIEKAPIQANTDIENQGAGKEHVVLSISGMTCTGCETKLNRTLATVPAVKDLKTSLVLSRAEFNIDLRLGSVEEVMKHLERTTEFKCERVQNKGSGLDLIVPTEPSKFLSQTWPDGVIDMALVDDQTVRVAFDPKIVGARDLVEKIWGPPIELAPPRGDPSLEASSKHVRHVGYMMLLSAILTIPVLVMAWAPLPKREVAYSSASLALATIVQFIIAGPFYPKALKALVFSRVVEMDLLIVLSTSAAYVFSVVSFAYLIIGKPLSTGQFFETSTLLVTLIMVGRWVAALARQRAVESISIRSLQASTAILVDQESGTEREIDARLLQYGDTFKVLPDTRIPTDGTVIKGSSEVDESMLTGESRPVEKYSKSVVIAGSINGSGVMTVRLNRLPSDNTICAIAAMVDEAKLLKPKLQDLADRVASYFVPIVVALATITFIIWIAVGITIRGYDGSEATIQAITYTITVLIVSCPCAIGLAVPMVIVIASGIAAEKGIVFKSADAIEIAHKTSHVVFDKTGTLTRGRLSVVAQNHADKSKLPLLLGLIENSRHPVSLAVATHLKEAGIMASAVAEPKSITGKGVVAILGGQSLRAGNSRWVNVTEHELVQPMLAQGYTVFCFTIDNTLEAVYGLEDELRPDAVETIRILQRRGISAHVVSGDDDGAVQTLASKLGIPSDLVRSRSSPADKKEYIQKLLGTTTDRKQPVIVFCGDGTNDAVALAQATIGVHMNEGTDVAQSAADVVLMRPSLGGILTMMNVSRKSVNRIKFNFVWSFIYNAFAVLLAAGAFVNARIPPEFAGLGELVSVLPVIAAAVLLRWSTI
- a CDS encoding uncharacterized protein (TransMembrane:10 (i48-67o73-93i155-175o181-201i276-297o329-354i374-392o404-426i450-476o482-501i)) codes for the protein MDEKKIVTPTAELSEHASISINNASHYEATPVERETVKRKLKSRHMQFYAIGGTIGTGLFVGIGGGLAQAGPLSLLLGYSITSIFIFAMMRCLGEMTTWIPLPGATPRFCSRFVDEALGFAVGWNQWYNCAITVCAEISAAAAVIQYWNDTISPAVWISIILVLIFIFNLIDVGIFGEVEFVFSCVKIVALVGLLILSLVIDLGGGPTHDRLGFRYWHNPGAMVEYIASGDTGRFLGLFNAIVNAGFAFAGIEMVAVAAGETENPRYNIPKAINRLFWRIIFFYILGTLAIGVMVPYTDDRLLNGGAGVASSPWVIGISRAGIKVLPSIINAVVLISAASSGNALLYSGSRYLLALAEGGQAPKFLLKCTKRGVPIYCVLCTGALAPLTYMAVSSDSARVFSWFANLVTTAALFTWCSICIAYIGFDRALRAQGINQNEELAFKGFLQPYISYISLAFFILVIIFNGFSVFIHGHWDTQKFVVSYVGIPIFFTLFLGWKFIKKTKLHSAEEIDLHTGRQLDESTEYAEKPKGMLDRLWKWAA
- a CDS encoding uncharacterized protein (TransMembrane:9 (o37-59i66-86o92-112i187-208o240-265i285-303o315-337i361-387o393-412i)): MRCLGEMTTWIPLPGATPRFCSRFVDEALGFAVGWNQWYNCAITVCAEISAAAAVIQYWNDTISPAVWISIILVLIFIFNLIDVGIFGEVEFVFSCVKIVALVGLLILSLVIDLGGGPTHDRLGFRYWHNPGAMVEYIASGDTGRFLGLFNAIVNAGFAFAGIEMVAVAAGETENPRYNIPKAINRLFWRIIFFYILGTLAIGVMVPYTDDRLLNGGAGVASSPWVIGISRAGIKVLPSIINAVVLISAASSGNALLYSGSRYLLALAEGGQAPKFLLKCTKRGVPIYCVLCTGALAPLTYMAVSSDSARVFSWFANLVTTAALFTWCSICIAYIGFDRALRAQGINQNEELAFKGFLQPYISYISLAFFILVIIFNGFSVFIHGHWDTQKFVVSYVGIPIFFTLFLGWKFIKKTKLHSAEEIDLHTGRQLDESTEYAEKPKGMLDRLWKWAA
- a CDS encoding uncharacterized protein (TransMembrane:7 (o12-34i54-75o107-132i152-170o182-204i228-254o260-279i)), translated to MVEYIASGDTGRFLGLFNAIVNAGFAFAGIEMVAVAAGETENPRYNIPKAINRLFWRIIFFYILGTLAIGVMVPYTDDRLLNGGAGVASSPWVIGISRAGIKVLPSIINAVVLISAASSGNALLYSGSRYLLALAEGGQAPKFLLKCTKRGVPIYCVLCTGALAPLTYMAVSSDSARVFSWFANLVTTAALFTWCSICIAYIGFDRALRAQGINQNEELAFKGFLQPYISYISLAFFILVIIFNGFSVFIHGHWDTQKFVVSYVGIPIFFTLFLGWKFIKKTKLHSAEEIDLHTGRQLDESTEYAEKPKGMLDRLWKWAA